A region from the Sulfurivermis fontis genome encodes:
- the nuoI gene encoding NADH-quinone oxidoreductase subunit NuoI encodes MKALTRFFKSLFLLELLQGMRLTGRYMFERKITVQYPEEKAPLSPRFRGLHAQRRYPNGEERCIACKLCEVVCPALAITIESAPREDGSRRTTRYDIDLTKCIFCGFCEEACPVDAIVETNIYEYHGEQRGDLLMTKEKLLAVGDRYEQQIAADRAADAPYR; translated from the coding sequence ATGAAAGCATTGACACGTTTCTTCAAGAGCCTGTTCCTGCTCGAACTCCTGCAGGGCATGCGCCTCACCGGGCGCTACATGTTCGAGCGCAAGATCACCGTGCAATATCCGGAGGAGAAGGCACCGCTGTCGCCGCGTTTCCGCGGCCTGCATGCCCAGCGCCGCTACCCCAACGGCGAGGAGCGCTGCATCGCCTGCAAGCTGTGCGAGGTGGTCTGTCCGGCATTGGCCATCACCATCGAGTCGGCGCCGCGCGAGGATGGCAGCCGCCGTACCACGCGCTATGACATCGACCTGACCAAGTGCATCTTCTGCGGCTTCTGCGAGGAGGCCTGCCCGGTGGACGCCATCGTCGAGACCAATATCTACGAATATCACGGCGAGCAGCGTGGCGACCTCCTGATGACCAAGGAAAAGCTGCTGGCGGTGGGCGACAGGTACGAGCAGCAGATCGCGGCGGATCGGGCGGCCGACGCCCCGTATCGCTAA
- a CDS encoding NADH-quinone oxidoreductase subunit J, translating to MTFEQILFYVFSAILVFSAGMVITVRNPVHAILFLVLSFFTSAALWLLLEAEFLAITLVLVYVGAVMVLFLFVVMMLDLNTAPLREGFARYLPVGLLVAVLVVAVMAMAVGQRHFGLEQVAVPVPHGADYSNTRELGLLLYTTYVYPFEIAAVILLVAIVAAIALTLRRRGGTKTQNIAEQVAVRRDDRVRLVQMDAEQRK from the coding sequence ATGACCTTCGAGCAGATTCTGTTTTACGTTTTTTCCGCCATCCTGGTGTTCTCCGCCGGCATGGTCATTACGGTGCGCAATCCGGTGCATGCGATCCTGTTCCTGGTGCTGTCGTTCTTCACCAGTGCGGCGCTGTGGCTGCTGCTGGAGGCGGAATTCCTCGCCATCACCCTGGTGCTGGTCTACGTCGGCGCGGTGATGGTGCTGTTCCTGTTCGTGGTGATGATGCTGGACCTGAACACCGCCCCCCTGCGCGAGGGCTTTGCGCGCTACCTGCCGGTCGGCCTGCTGGTCGCCGTGCTGGTGGTGGCGGTGATGGCCATGGCCGTGGGGCAGCGCCACTTCGGCCTGGAGCAGGTGGCGGTGCCGGTGCCGCATGGTGCCGACTACTCCAATACCCGCGAACTGGGACTGCTGCTGTATACCACCTACGTCTATCCGTTCGAGATCGCCGCGGTGATCCTGCTGGTGGCCATCGTCGCCGCCATCGCCCTGACCCTGCGCCGGCGTGGCGGCACCAAGACGCAGAATATCGCCGAACAGGTGGCGGTGCGGCGCGACGACCGCGTGCGTCTGGTACAGATGGACGCGGAACAGCGCAAGTAA
- a CDS encoding NADH-quinone oxidoreductase subunit D, which yields MAEIRNFTLNFGPQHPAAHGVLRLILEMDGEVIQRADPHIGLLHRATEKLAEQRHYVQNLPYMDRLDYVSMMSNEHAYCLAVEKMLGIEVPERAQYIRVMFDEITRILNHLLWIGSHALDVGAMAMFLYAFREREDLMDCYEAVSGARLHAAYYRPGGVYRDLPARMPQYDTKATKWHSEASLKAANENRQGSLLDFIEDFTNRFPGYVDEYETLLTDNRIWKQRTVGIGVVSPERALQMGFTGPMLRGSGVAWDLRKKQPYEVYDKLAFDIPVGSNGDCYDRYLVRIEEFRQSNRIIKQCVDWLRKNPGPVMVDDHKVAPPPRAEMKQDMEALIHHFKLVSEGITLPAGEAYAAVEHPKGEFGIYLVSDGANKPYRMKIRAPGFAHLSGLDEMVRGHMLADVVTVIGTQDIVFGEIDR from the coding sequence GTGGCCGAGATTCGCAACTTCACCCTCAATTTTGGTCCGCAGCATCCGGCGGCGCACGGCGTATTGCGCCTGATCCTGGAAATGGATGGCGAGGTGATTCAGCGCGCCGATCCGCACATCGGCCTGCTGCACCGCGCCACCGAAAAGCTGGCCGAACAGCGTCACTATGTACAGAACCTGCCTTATATGGATCGTCTCGACTATGTGTCGATGATGTCCAACGAACATGCCTACTGCCTGGCCGTCGAGAAGATGCTCGGCATCGAGGTGCCGGAGCGGGCGCAGTACATCCGCGTGATGTTCGACGAGATCACCCGCATCCTCAATCATCTGTTGTGGATCGGCTCGCACGCCCTCGATGTGGGGGCCATGGCCATGTTCCTCTACGCCTTCCGCGAGCGTGAGGACCTGATGGACTGCTACGAGGCGGTGTCCGGCGCGCGTCTGCACGCGGCCTATTACCGTCCGGGCGGCGTCTACCGCGACCTGCCGGCGCGCATGCCGCAGTACGACACCAAGGCCACCAAGTGGCACTCCGAGGCGTCGCTCAAGGCAGCCAACGAAAATCGCCAGGGCTCGCTGCTCGACTTCATCGAGGACTTCACCAACCGCTTTCCCGGTTATGTCGACGAGTACGAAACCCTGCTCACCGACAACCGTATCTGGAAGCAGCGCACCGTCGGCATCGGCGTGGTGTCGCCGGAGCGCGCCTTGCAGATGGGCTTCACCGGTCCGATGCTGCGTGGTTCCGGCGTGGCCTGGGATTTGCGCAAGAAGCAGCCCTACGAGGTGTACGACAAGCTGGCCTTCGATATCCCGGTGGGCAGCAACGGTGACTGCTACGATCGCTATCTGGTGCGTATCGAGGAGTTCCGCCAGTCGAACCGCATCATCAAGCAGTGCGTCGACTGGTTGCGCAAGAATCCCGGCCCGGTGATGGTGGACGACCACAAGGTCGCCCCGCCGCCGCGTGCCGAAATGAAGCAGGACATGGAAGCGCTGATCCACCACTTCAAGCTGGTCTCCGAGGGCATCACCTTGCCGGCCGGGGAGGCCTATGCCGCCGTGGAGCATCCCAAGGGCGAGTTCGGTATCTATCTGGTGTCCGACGGCGCCAACAAACCCTACCGCATGAAGATCCGTGCCCCCGGTTTCGCCCATCTGTCCGGCCTCGACGAGATGGTGCGCGGCCACATGCTGGCCGACGTGGTTACCGTGATCGGCACACAGGACATCGTATTCGGAGAGATTGACCGCTGA
- the nuoH gene encoding NADH-quinone oxidoreductase subunit NuoH, translating to MWEAWPAGLQTLVVIMLKIVAILAPLMVAVAYYTYFERKVIGYMHVRIGPNRVGPRGWLQPIADAVKLMFKEIVIPSGADKKVFLLAPILAMAPALAMWAVIPFNDTMVLADINASLLYVLAIGSMGVYGIILAGWASNSKYAFLGAMRSAAQMVSYEIAMGFALVVVLMAAGSLNLGDIVRAQQGDYGLFSWYWLPLLPMMVVYFISGVAETNRAPFDLAEGESEIVAGFHVDYSGTTFAVFFLAEYANMIIVGMLSALLFMGGWLSPFQGWTDSWLGQPSLFWLLAKASIFLFLFLWFRATFPRYRYDQLMRLGWKVFIPLTIVWLVLVGAAIMAGLEPWFGKA from the coding sequence ATGTGGGAGGCGTGGCCGGCCGGTTTGCAGACGCTGGTCGTCATCATGCTGAAGATCGTGGCGATCCTGGCGCCGCTGATGGTGGCGGTGGCCTACTACACCTACTTCGAGCGCAAGGTCATCGGCTACATGCACGTGCGCATCGGTCCCAACCGCGTCGGTCCGCGCGGCTGGCTGCAGCCCATCGCCGACGCAGTGAAGCTGATGTTCAAGGAAATCGTCATCCCCAGCGGCGCGGACAAGAAGGTGTTCCTGCTGGCGCCGATCCTGGCCATGGCACCGGCCCTGGCCATGTGGGCGGTGATCCCGTTCAACGACACAATGGTGCTGGCCGACATCAACGCCAGCCTGCTGTACGTGCTGGCCATCGGTTCCATGGGTGTTTACGGCATCATCCTGGCCGGCTGGGCCTCCAACTCCAAATACGCCTTCCTCGGCGCGATGCGCTCGGCGGCGCAGATGGTGTCCTACGAAATCGCCATGGGCTTTGCACTGGTGGTGGTGCTGATGGCCGCCGGCAGCCTCAATCTGGGCGACATCGTGCGTGCCCAGCAGGGCGACTACGGCCTGTTCAGCTGGTACTGGCTGCCGCTGCTGCCGATGATGGTGGTGTATTTCATCTCCGGCGTGGCGGAAACCAACCGTGCGCCGTTCGACCTGGCGGAAGGCGAGTCGGAGATCGTGGCCGGCTTCCATGTCGATTATTCCGGCACCACCTTCGCGGTATTTTTCCTGGCCGAATACGCCAACATGATCATCGTCGGCATGCTGTCGGCGCTGCTGTTCATGGGCGGCTGGCTGTCGCCGTTCCAGGGCTGGACCGATTCCTGGCTGGGCCAGCCCAGCCTGTTCTGGCTGCTGGCCAAGGCCTCCATCTTCCTGTTCCTGTTCCTGTGGTTCCGCGCCACCTTCCCGCGCTATCGCTACGACCAGCTGATGCGCCTGGGCTGGAAGGTGTTCATTCCGCTCACCATCGTCTGGCTGGTGCTCGTCGGCGCGGCCATCATGGCCGGGCTGGAGCCCTGGTTCGGTAAGGCGTGA
- the tpiA gene encoding triose-phosphate isomerase has product MRRPLVAGNWKMNGSRASIKALLDGIKQGIGAVTRAEVVVCAPYIYLPDVEAQLSGSPVAWGAQNLSTEASGAYTGEISASMLLDFHCRYVIVGHSERRSLYGETDAVVAKKFAVARAAGLVPILCVGETLAEREQGITEQVVARQLQAVIDLEGVAALAAGVIAYEPVWAIGTGKTASPEQAQEVHAFIRRRIAASDAAVAEKVQILYGGSMNAANAAALLAQADIDGGLIGGASLKAEDFLTICRAAN; this is encoded by the coding sequence ATGCGACGACCGCTCGTGGCCGGTAACTGGAAGATGAACGGCTCCAGGGCCAGTATCAAGGCGCTGCTGGACGGCATCAAACAGGGGATCGGCGCGGTGACCAGGGCGGAAGTCGTGGTGTGTGCCCCCTATATCTACCTGCCCGACGTCGAGGCGCAGCTTTCCGGCAGCCCCGTTGCCTGGGGCGCGCAGAATCTCAGCACCGAGGCCTCCGGCGCCTACACCGGCGAGATATCCGCTTCGATGCTGCTGGATTTCCACTGTCGCTACGTCATCGTCGGCCACTCCGAGCGCCGCTCGCTGTATGGCGAGACCGATGCGGTGGTGGCGAAGAAGTTTGCGGTGGCCCGTGCCGCCGGTCTGGTGCCCATCCTGTGCGTGGGTGAAACCCTGGCCGAGCGTGAACAGGGCATCACCGAGCAGGTGGTGGCCCGGCAGCTGCAGGCAGTCATCGATCTGGAAGGCGTAGCGGCCCTGGCTGCCGGCGTCATTGCCTACGAGCCGGTGTGGGCCATCGGTACCGGCAAGACGGCGAGCCCCGAACAGGCGCAGGAGGTACACGCCTTCATACGCCGCCGTATCGCTGCCAGTGATGCCGCCGTGGCGGAGAAGGTACAGATTCTGTATGGCGGCAGCATGAATGCAGCCAATGCCGCGGCACTGCTGGCCCAGGCCGATATCGACGGCGGTCTCATCGGTGGTGCCTCGCTCAAGGCGGAAGACTTTTTGACCATTTGCCGCGCCGCCAATTAA
- a CDS encoding NADH-quinone oxidoreductase subunit A, producing MLENYLPILVFVIVGILFGAFFVVLGFILGPRKPDAEKLSAYECGFEAFEDARMKFDVRYYLVAILFIIFDLEIAFLFPWAVALREIGMFGFMAMMLFLGLLVIGFIYEWKKGALQWE from the coding sequence ATGCTGGAAAACTACCTGCCGATCCTCGTTTTTGTGATCGTCGGCATACTGTTCGGTGCCTTCTTCGTCGTCCTCGGTTTCATCCTTGGTCCGCGCAAGCCGGACGCCGAAAAACTCTCCGCCTATGAATGCGGCTTCGAGGCCTTTGAAGACGCGCGCATGAAGTTCGATGTGCGCTACTACCTCGTTGCTATCCTGTTCATCATCTTCGATCTGGAAATCGCCTTCCTGTTCCCCTGGGCCGTGGCCCTGCGCGAGATCGGCATGTTCGGTTTCATGGCCATGATGCTGTTCCTCGGCCTGCTCGTCATCGGTTTCATCTACGAGTGGAAGAAAGGGGCCCTGCAGTGGGAGTAA
- the nuoK gene encoding NADH-quinone oxidoreductase subunit NuoK — protein sequence MIPLSNYLTLGAILFCISMAGVFINRKNLIILLMCVELMLLAVNMNFIAFSHYLGDAAGQVFVFFILTVAAAEAAIGLAILVVLFRNRRSINVADLDSLKG from the coding sequence ATGATCCCACTTTCCAATTATCTGACTCTGGGCGCCATCCTGTTCTGCATCAGCATGGCCGGCGTGTTCATCAACCGCAAGAACCTGATCATCCTGCTTATGTGCGTGGAGCTGATGCTGCTGGCAGTGAACATGAATTTCATCGCCTTTTCCCATTATCTGGGCGATGCCGCCGGGCAGGTGTTCGTGTTCTTCATCCTCACGGTGGCCGCGGCCGAGGCCGCCATCGGCCTGGCCATACTGGTGGTGTTGTTCCGCAACCGGCGCAGCATCAATGTCGCCGATCTGGATAGCCTGAAGGGGTAG
- the nuoE gene encoding NADH-quinone oxidoreductase subunit NuoE, whose protein sequence is MAQANIELLTPASRAEIDTWVAKYPPERKQSAVMAALRIAQDQNGGWLTTELMDAVAAYLEMAPIAVYEVATFYSMYQLEPVGRHKINVCTNISCLLRGSDEVVAHLQKRLGIKLGETTADGRFTLKEVECLGACVNAPVAQIARQYYEQLTPELIDRIIDGLE, encoded by the coding sequence ATGGCACAGGCAAACATCGAATTGCTGACGCCGGCCTCGCGTGCCGAGATCGACACCTGGGTCGCCAAGTATCCACCCGAGCGCAAGCAGTCGGCGGTGATGGCGGCGTTGCGCATCGCCCAGGATCAGAACGGCGGTTGGCTCACTACCGAGTTGATGGACGCCGTGGCGGCCTATCTGGAGATGGCGCCCATTGCCGTGTACGAGGTGGCGACCTTCTATTCCATGTATCAGCTGGAGCCGGTGGGGCGTCACAAGATCAACGTCTGCACCAACATTTCTTGCCTGCTGCGCGGCTCCGACGAGGTGGTGGCGCATCTGCAGAAGCGTCTCGGCATCAAATTGGGCGAGACCACGGCGGATGGCCGTTTCACGTTGAAAGAGGTCGAATGCCTCGGCGCCTGCGTCAATGCGCCGGTGGCGCAGATCGCGCGGCAGTATTACGAGCAGCTCACCCCTGAGCTCATCGACCGCATCATCGACGGCCTGGAATAA
- a CDS encoding NADH-quinone oxidoreductase subunit C codes for MSDYYQNLSTRVQQRLQGRIGTCTVALGELTVEVPKANLLEVCRALRDEAEFACEELIDLCGVDYSEYGNGNWNGPRYAVVYHLLSVSNNHRIRLKVFTDGEVPLVDSVVSIWSSANWYEREAFDLFGIVFEGHPDLRRILTDYGFVGHPFRKDFPISGNVEMRYDPEKGRVVYQPVSIEPRNLVPRVIRHDHRYVTPEVPAAQGDK; via the coding sequence ATGTCTGATTACTATCAGAATCTTTCAACGCGCGTGCAGCAACGCCTCCAGGGCCGTATCGGCACCTGTACGGTGGCGCTGGGTGAACTGACCGTCGAAGTGCCCAAGGCAAATCTGCTCGAGGTGTGCCGTGCGCTGCGTGACGAGGCGGAGTTCGCTTGCGAAGAGCTCATCGATTTGTGCGGGGTGGACTATTCGGAATATGGCAACGGCAACTGGAACGGCCCGCGTTATGCAGTGGTCTACCATCTGTTGTCGGTAAGCAACAACCACCGCATCCGTCTCAAGGTGTTCACCGACGGCGAAGTGCCGCTGGTGGACTCGGTGGTATCCATCTGGAGTTCGGCCAACTGGTACGAGCGCGAGGCCTTCGATCTGTTCGGTATCGTGTTCGAAGGCCATCCCGATCTGCGCCGCATCCTCACCGACTACGGTTTCGTCGGCCACCCCTTCCGCAAGGATTTCCCCATCAGCGGCAACGTGGAGATGCGCTATGACCCGGAGAAGGGGCGTGTGGTGTACCAGCCGGTCAGCATCGAGCCGCGTAATCTGGTGCCGCGCGTCATCCGTCACGACCATCGCTATGTGACGCCGGAAGTACCGGCAGCGCAGGGAGACAAGTAA
- the secG gene encoding preprotein translocase subunit SecG has translation MQTLIVIVHVLASLGVIGLVLLQQGKGADAGAAFGSGASATVFGARGSGSFLTRATAILATVFFLTSLSLAYFSGRSAAPASVTEIVAPAAPTAEAPAPAQDKPDLPAPKQ, from the coding sequence ATGCAGACACTGATCGTAATCGTTCATGTATTGGCGTCGCTGGGCGTGATTGGCCTGGTGCTGCTGCAGCAGGGCAAGGGCGCCGATGCCGGCGCCGCCTTCGGCAGCGGTGCTTCGGCCACCGTATTCGGCGCGCGCGGTTCGGGCTCTTTCCTGACCCGCGCCACGGCCATTCTGGCCACGGTGTTTTTCCTCACCAGCCTGTCGCTGGCCTACTTCTCCGGCCGTAGTGCAGCGCCGGCCAGCGTCACCGAGATCGTGGCGCCGGCGGCGCCGACAGCCGAGGCTCCTGCTCCTGCGCAGGACAAGCCGGATCTCCCGGCGCCCAAGCAGTAA
- a CDS encoding NuoB/complex I 20 kDa subunit family protein, whose translation MGIEGILEKGFVTTSADKLINWARTGSMWPMTFGLACCAVEMMHAGASRYDLDRFGIIFRPSPRQSDVMIVAGTLCNKMAAPLRKVYDQMPEPRWVISMGSCANGGGYYHYSYSVVRGCDRIVPVDIYVPGCPPTAEALLYGILQLQNKIRRTSTIAR comes from the coding sequence GTGGGTATTGAAGGCATCCTGGAGAAGGGTTTCGTCACCACCTCCGCCGACAAACTGATCAACTGGGCGCGCACCGGCTCGATGTGGCCGATGACCTTCGGTTTGGCCTGTTGCGCGGTGGAGATGATGCATGCCGGCGCCTCGCGTTACGACCTGGACCGCTTCGGCATCATCTTCCGCCCCAGTCCGCGGCAGTCCGACGTGATGATCGTCGCCGGAACCCTGTGCAACAAGATGGCCGCGCCGCTGCGCAAGGTCTACGACCAGATGCCGGAGCCGCGCTGGGTGATCTCCATGGGTTCCTGCGCCAATGGCGGCGGCTATTACCACTATTCCTATTCCGTGGTGCGCGGTTGCGACCGCATCGTGCCGGTCGACATCTACGTGCCCGGTTGCCCGCCGACGGCGGAGGCGCTGCTGTACGGCATTCTGCAACTGCAGAACAAGATCCGGCGTACCAGCACCATAGCCCGTTAA
- the nuoF gene encoding NADH-quinone oxidoreductase subunit NuoF, with amino-acid sequence MANDVCFRTLHLDKPWTLESYRSVGGYSVWEKILKEKTSPDSIIAELKTSALRGRGGAGFPTGLKWSFMPRNVAGQKYVVCNSDEGEPGTCKDRDILRYNPHQLVEGMAIAGYTIGATKGYNYIRGEFWEPYERFQAAIEEARAAGLLGKNIMGSGIDFDIDVHLGAGAYVCGEETALLESIEGKKGQPRFKPPFPASFGLYGCPTTINNTESLASVPVILQHGGQWFLELGKPNNGGTKLFSVSGHVNKPGNYEVPMGTPFAELLEMAGGVWKGRKLKAVIPGGSSTPVLPAHIAMDMTMDYDSISKAGSMLGAGSVIVMDETTCMVKVLARLSHFYYEESCGQCTPCREGTGWLARMVHRIEHGEGRPEDLDQLMRSASQIEGHTICALGDAAAMPVKSFLKHYRDEFQYHIDHKKCMV; translated from the coding sequence ATGGCCAACGACGTCTGTTTCCGCACCCTGCACCTGGACAAGCCGTGGACGCTGGAGAGTTACCGCAGCGTCGGCGGCTATTCGGTATGGGAAAAGATCCTCAAGGAGAAGACATCTCCCGACAGCATCATCGCCGAGCTGAAGACCTCGGCGCTGCGTGGCCGTGGCGGTGCCGGTTTCCCCACCGGCCTGAAGTGGAGCTTCATGCCGCGCAATGTCGCCGGACAGAAATACGTGGTGTGCAACTCCGACGAGGGCGAGCCGGGCACCTGCAAGGACCGCGATATCCTGCGCTACAACCCGCACCAGCTGGTCGAGGGCATGGCCATCGCCGGCTACACCATCGGTGCCACCAAGGGTTACAACTACATCCGCGGCGAATTCTGGGAGCCCTACGAGCGCTTCCAGGCCGCCATCGAGGAGGCGCGTGCCGCGGGCCTGCTCGGCAAGAACATCATGGGGTCGGGTATCGATTTCGACATCGATGTACACCTGGGCGCCGGTGCCTATGTGTGCGGCGAGGAAACCGCGCTGCTGGAATCCATCGAAGGCAAGAAGGGGCAGCCGCGCTTCAAGCCGCCGTTCCCCGCCAGTTTCGGTCTGTACGGCTGTCCGACCACCATCAACAATACCGAATCGCTGGCCTCGGTGCCGGTGATCCTGCAGCACGGCGGCCAGTGGTTCCTCGAACTGGGCAAGCCCAACAACGGTGGCACCAAGTTGTTCTCGGTCTCCGGCCATGTCAACAAGCCGGGTAATTACGAGGTGCCGATGGGCACGCCCTTCGCCGAACTGCTGGAGATGGCCGGTGGCGTGTGGAAGGGACGCAAGCTGAAGGCGGTGATCCCGGGCGGCAGCTCCACCCCGGTGCTGCCGGCGCATATCGCCATGGACATGACCATGGATTACGACTCCATCTCCAAGGCCGGTTCGATGCTCGGAGCCGGTTCGGTCATCGTGATGGACGAAACCACCTGTATGGTGAAGGTGCTGGCGCGCCTGTCGCACTTTTACTACGAGGAGTCCTGCGGCCAGTGCACGCCGTGCCGCGAAGGCACCGGCTGGCTGGCGCGCATGGTGCACCGTATCGAGCATGGCGAGGGCCGGCCGGAGGATCTGGATCAACTGATGCGTTCCGCAAGCCAGATCGAAGGTCACACCATTTGTGCCCTGGGCGATGCGGCGGCAATGCCGGTGAAGAGCTTCCTCAAGCATTACCGCGACGAATTCCAGTACCACATCGATCACAAGAAGTGCATGGTGTGA
- the nuoG gene encoding NADH-quinone oxidoreductase subunit NuoG: MVTIEINGKPVQARPGAMLIEAADEAGIVIPRFCYHKKLSVAASCRMCLVEVEKVAKPLPACATPVTEGMKVWTRSPKAIAAQRNVMEFLLINHPLDCPICDQGGECDLQEMAMGYGQDVSHYSEGKRVVASPDIGPLVATDMTRCIHCTRCVRFGEEIAGVMELGAPGRGEHMHIGTYVEKSLSSEVAGNVIDLCPVGALTSKPYRYSARPWELTSHNSVSPHDCVGANLRVDVRGRQVMRVRPRENEEVNEVWLADRDRFSYLALNHADRLAAPQVKQEGAWRTVDWNTALTAAARGLRSVVEQHGAQQIGALAGYGATTEEFYLLQKLLRGLGSDNIDHRLRQIDFSGQNAMPAFPWLGQALADLDNLDAALLVGSNVRKEQPLVALRLRKAARAGARLLAVNPVDYDCNFPLAGRRIVAPAQMAQELTAIAQALIELGAEAPAGFAALAAGVGVTDEHRAMARQLKEAAQSTVLVGNAVVHHTQQGALQQLAALVARLSGSRFGFLSEGGNSAGAWLAGAVPHRRAGGAAGASGLDVRRMLAAKLKAYVVLHAEPELDCIDGAAARAALQQADCVVALTPYVTEAMRDYADVLLPVTLFPETSGTLVNAEGRWQSFNGCVAAPGETRPGWKVLRVLGNLCNLEGFDYEASDEVRRELEAACSAVLPSSKLEWRAPTPAAAGNGLARIADFPIYAVDGMVRRSAALQQTPDATGGVARLNAATAAQHGVAGAAKVQVVQGGGSCVLPLVLDDRVPNGCVYVPAGLAATAALGAVDAAVELKTAE; this comes from the coding sequence ATGGTAACGATTGAGATCAACGGCAAGCCGGTACAGGCCCGCCCCGGCGCGATGCTCATCGAGGCCGCCGACGAGGCCGGCATCGTCATTCCGCGTTTCTGCTACCACAAGAAGCTGTCGGTGGCGGCCAGTTGCCGCATGTGTCTGGTGGAGGTGGAGAAGGTGGCCAAGCCGCTGCCCGCCTGCGCCACGCCGGTCACCGAAGGCATGAAGGTATGGACCCGCTCGCCCAAGGCCATCGCCGCACAGCGCAACGTGATGGAGTTCCTGCTCATCAACCATCCCCTCGATTGTCCCATCTGCGATCAGGGCGGCGAGTGCGATTTGCAGGAAATGGCCATGGGCTACGGCCAGGACGTGTCGCACTACAGCGAAGGCAAGCGCGTGGTGGCCTCGCCCGACATCGGCCCGCTGGTCGCCACCGACATGACGCGCTGCATCCACTGCACCCGTTGCGTGCGTTTCGGCGAGGAGATCGCCGGCGTCATGGAGCTGGGCGCGCCGGGCCGCGGTGAGCACATGCACATCGGCACCTATGTGGAGAAGTCGCTGTCCTCCGAAGTGGCTGGCAACGTCATCGATCTGTGCCCGGTGGGCGCGCTCACCTCCAAGCCGTACCGCTACAGCGCGCGGCCGTGGGAATTGACCAGCCACAACTCGGTGTCGCCGCACGATTGTGTCGGTGCCAACCTGCGTGTCGATGTGCGCGGCCGTCAGGTGATGCGCGTACGCCCGCGCGAGAACGAAGAGGTCAACGAGGTGTGGCTGGCCGATCGCGATCGTTTCAGCTATCTGGCTCTGAATCATGCCGATCGCCTTGCCGCGCCGCAGGTGAAGCAGGAAGGCGCCTGGCGGACGGTGGACTGGAATACCGCCCTCACCGCGGCGGCCCGTGGCCTGCGCAGCGTGGTGGAGCAGCACGGCGCGCAGCAGATCGGCGCGTTGGCCGGTTACGGTGCCACCACCGAAGAGTTCTACCTGTTGCAGAAGCTGCTGCGCGGCCTTGGCAGCGACAACATCGATCACCGTCTGCGTCAGATCGATTTTTCCGGCCAGAACGCCATGCCCGCCTTCCCCTGGCTGGGGCAGGCGCTGGCCGACCTGGACAATCTGGATGCCGCGCTGCTGGTCGGCTCCAACGTGCGCAAGGAACAGCCCCTCGTCGCGCTGCGCCTGCGCAAGGCGGCCCGTGCCGGTGCGCGCCTGCTGGCGGTCAATCCGGTGGATTACGACTGCAACTTCCCGCTGGCCGGGCGCCGTATTGTCGCGCCGGCGCAGATGGCGCAGGAACTCACTGCCATCGCCCAGGCGCTGATCGAGCTCGGCGCCGAGGCGCCGGCCGGTTTTGCCGCGCTGGCGGCCGGTGTCGGCGTGACGGATGAACACCGCGCCATGGCGCGCCAGCTGAAAGAGGCCGCGCAGTCCACGGTGCTGGTGGGCAACGCGGTGGTCCATCACACCCAGCAGGGCGCGCTGCAACAGCTGGCCGCGTTGGTGGCGCGCCTGTCCGGTTCCCGTTTCGGTTTCCTCAGCGAGGGCGGCAACAGCGCCGGCGCCTGGCTTGCCGGTGCCGTGCCGCATCGCCGCGCCGGTGGTGCAGCGGGTGCTTCCGGCCTGGATGTACGCCGCATGCTGGCGGCCAAGCTGAAGGCCTATGTGGTGCTCCATGCCGAGCCGGAGCTGGACTGCATCGACGGCGCCGCCGCACGTGCCGCCCTGCAACAGGCCGATTGCGTGGTGGCGTTGACGCCGTACGTGACCGAGGCCATGCGCGATTATGCCGATGTGCTCCTGCCGGTGACGTTGTTCCCGGAAACCTCCGGTACCCTGGTCAATGCCGAGGGCCGTTGGCAGAGTTTCAACGGTTGCGTGGCCGCGCCGGGCGAGACCCGCCCGGGCTGGAAGGTGCTGCGCGTGCTGGGCAACCTGTGCAACCTGGAGGGCTTCGACTACGAGGCGTCCGACGAAGTGCGGCGCGAACTGGAAGCGGCGTGCAGTGCGGTGCTGCCGAGCAGCAAGCTGGAGTGGCGGGCGCCGACGCCGGCTGCCGCGGGTAACGGCCTCGCGCGCATTGCCGATTTTCCCATCTATGCGGTGGATGGCATGGTGCGGCGCAGTGCCGCCTTGCAGCAGACCCCGGATGCCACCGGCGGTGTGGCACGCCTCAATGCGGCCACCGCGGCCCAGCACGGCGTGGCCGGCGCGGCCAAGGTGCAGGTGGTGCAGGGCGGTGGCAGCTGTGTGTTGCCGCTGGTGCTGGATGATCGGGTGCCCAACGGCTGCGTATACGTGCCTGCGGGACTGGCGGCAACCGCTGCGCTGGGCGCGGTGGATGCGGCAGTGGAACTGAAGACGGCCGAGTGA